A section of the Rhizobium sp. ACO-34A genome encodes:
- a CDS encoding 4-hydroxy-2-oxovalerate aldolase translates to MADTIDTLAVWLSTPHQAMIEIAHDIGYRHTVLDIEHGLFDLEALDRIIALGKALGMKMHAKVLGPQAIPIQQALDMGADSVIIPHIGNLEHAREVTRSAKYPMLGNRSFSGTRPARYGGVSPEYYERENANTKCYPMVESAAALVDIEAILALPTVDGVFVGPSDLSLDSGRGAYRNTDADKADLARIAAAAKAAGKPWIMPAWSRTERDYARNLGASLMVVADEYGSIMSGLADAAK, encoded by the coding sequence ATGGCTGACACGATCGACACCCTTGCCGTCTGGCTTTCGACGCCGCATCAGGCGATGATCGAGATCGCCCATGATATCGGCTATCGTCATACCGTGCTCGATATCGAGCATGGCCTCTTTGATCTCGAAGCTCTCGACCGCATCATCGCACTCGGCAAGGCTCTCGGCATGAAGATGCATGCCAAGGTGCTGGGACCGCAGGCGATCCCGATCCAGCAGGCGCTGGACATGGGCGCCGACAGCGTCATCATCCCGCATATCGGCAATCTGGAACACGCCCGCGAAGTGACCCGTTCCGCCAAGTATCCGATGCTCGGCAATCGCAGCTTCTCCGGCACCCGGCCGGCCCGTTATGGCGGTGTTTCGCCGGAATATTACGAGCGCGAGAACGCCAACACGAAGTGCTATCCGATGGTGGAATCGGCCGCAGCACTCGTCGACATCGAGGCGATCCTGGCCCTGCCGACCGTCGATGGCGTGTTCGTCGGCCCGAGCGACCTTTCACTCGACAGCGGCCGCGGCGCCTATCGCAACACCGATGCCGACAAGGCAGATCTCGCCCGGATCGCGGCCGCGGCGAAGGCTGCCGGCAAGCCCTGGATCATGCCGGCGTGGTCGCGCACGGAACGGGATTATGCCAGGAACCTCGGCGCCTCGCTGATGGTCGTTGCCGATGAGTATGGCTCGATCATGTCGGGCCTTGCCGACGCGGCCAAGTAA
- a CDS encoding spermidine/putrescine ABC transporter ATP-binding protein, protein MPPDTRNTQRPDGTAIELINLCKVFGSDAENPSYAVDHMNLKIRAGEFFTFLGPSGCGKTTTLRMIAGFEEPSSGNIVLDGREVSGSPPHLRNVNTVFQSYALFPHLTVADNVGFGLAVKRVPKAERRDRIQAALASVRMAHVADRKPSALSGGQQQRVALARALVNEPSVLLLDEPFGALDLKLRREMQVEIKEMQRKLGITFIFVTHDQEEALTMSDRIAVMSSGIIRQVDDPVGIYERPCDRFTANFIGDMNMLDAKVTNIDDREATVSAGGLDLVLPRPLRLLGIGDTATIAIRPEALTLGAGGSETVSFTGSCGTTVYTGTDRLIPITLATGETLTMRVRNRLGAAPVPLPGEMLTVSCPLAAIHLLTN, encoded by the coding sequence ATGCCGCCCGACACCCGGAACACCCAGCGGCCGGACGGGACCGCCATCGAGCTGATCAACCTGTGCAAGGTTTTCGGCTCCGATGCGGAAAATCCGTCCTATGCCGTCGACCACATGAACCTGAAGATCCGCGCCGGCGAGTTCTTCACCTTTCTCGGCCCGTCCGGCTGCGGGAAGACCACGACGCTGCGCATGATCGCCGGCTTCGAGGAACCGAGCAGCGGCAATATCGTGCTTGACGGTCGCGAGGTCTCCGGCTCGCCGCCGCACCTGCGCAACGTCAATACCGTCTTCCAGAGCTATGCGCTCTTCCCTCACCTGACGGTGGCGGACAATGTCGGCTTCGGGCTTGCAGTCAAGCGCGTGCCGAAGGCCGAACGACGCGACCGTATACAGGCAGCGCTCGCCTCTGTCCGGATGGCGCATGTTGCCGACCGCAAGCCGTCAGCCCTTTCCGGCGGACAGCAGCAGCGCGTGGCGCTCGCCCGCGCGCTGGTGAACGAGCCGTCCGTGCTGCTGCTCGACGAGCCCTTTGGCGCGCTGGACCTGAAGCTTCGGCGGGAGATGCAGGTAGAGATCAAGGAAATGCAGCGAAAGCTCGGCATTACCTTCATCTTCGTCACCCACGACCAGGAAGAAGCGCTGACGATGTCCGACCGCATCGCAGTGATGTCCTCCGGCATCATCCGTCAGGTCGATGACCCCGTCGGTATCTATGAGCGTCCCTGCGACCGGTTCACCGCGAATTTCATCGGTGACATGAACATGCTCGACGCCAAGGTCACGAACATCGATGACCGCGAAGCGACCGTCTCGGCCGGAGGGCTGGACCTCGTTCTTCCGCGTCCGCTTCGGCTGCTTGGCATCGGAGACACGGCAACGATCGCCATTCGCCCCGAGGCCCTGACGCTCGGCGCGGGCGGAAGCGAGACGGTTTCCTTTACCGGCTCCTGTGGCACGACCGTCTACACCGGCACGGACCGTCTGATCCCGATCACGCTGGCAACCGGCGAGACACTGACCATGCGCGTCAGGAACCGGCTGGGTGCAGCACCCGTACCCTTGCCCGGCGAGATGCTGACCGTCTCCTGCCCGCTTGCCGCCATCCACCTTCTCACCAACTGA
- a CDS encoding spermidine/putrecine ABC transporter substrate-binding protein, which yields MHNRKYLIATVSLASLLLASTASAEELAIYAWSGELPQEIVDDFAKETGIKVTMDTYDSNETMMAKLSAGASGYDLIEPSQYSVQVLSKQGLLLELDHAKLPNLGNLGEAFKNVSFDPGQKFSVPYIWGTTGFAYNEECVKDAPTSWKALWDPAYEGRIYMLDNMLAAYIAGLQVNGFHAGTTNPEEIEKATQSLIEQKKVLGGYNSSNFGDLVASGEACIVQGWNGSIAQAITTNPKVHYVIPEEGGSMWIDGFSIPKAAKNAEAAYKFMDYIMKPEVAAKAANLSKSATVVDAAKALLPKDVAENPAIYPPADKLTKVDFILDVGDATKLYQDGWTKVKTAQ from the coding sequence ATGCATAACCGCAAATATCTCATCGCCACGGTGAGCCTTGCCTCGCTGTTGCTGGCCTCCACGGCATCCGCCGAGGAACTCGCCATCTACGCCTGGTCGGGCGAACTTCCGCAGGAAATCGTCGACGATTTCGCCAAGGAAACCGGCATCAAGGTGACCATGGACACCTATGATTCCAACGAAACCATGATGGCCAAGCTTTCGGCCGGCGCATCGGGTTACGACCTCATCGAGCCGAGCCAGTATTCGGTTCAGGTACTTTCCAAGCAGGGCCTGCTGCTGGAACTCGATCATGCCAAGCTGCCGAACCTCGGCAATCTCGGCGAAGCCTTCAAGAACGTATCGTTCGACCCGGGCCAGAAGTTCAGCGTTCCCTATATCTGGGGCACGACCGGCTTCGCCTATAACGAGGAATGCGTGAAGGACGCCCCGACAAGCTGGAAGGCGCTCTGGGATCCGGCCTATGAAGGCCGCATCTACATGCTCGACAACATGCTCGCCGCCTACATCGCCGGCCTGCAGGTCAACGGTTTCCACGCCGGCACCACCAACCCCGAGGAAATCGAAAAGGCCACCCAGTCGCTCATCGAACAGAAAAAGGTGCTCGGCGGCTACAACAGCAGCAACTTCGGCGATCTCGTCGCCTCGGGCGAAGCCTGCATCGTGCAGGGCTGGAACGGCAGCATCGCCCAGGCGATCACCACCAACCCGAAGGTTCACTATGTGATCCCGGAAGAAGGCGGTTCGATGTGGATCGACGGCTTCTCCATTCCGAAGGCTGCCAAGAACGCCGAGGCCGCTTACAAGTTCATGGATTACATCATGAAGCCGGAAGTCGCGGCCAAGGCCGCGAACCTTTCGAAGTCCGCAACCGTCGTCGATGCAGCCAAGGCGCTGCTCCCGAAGGATGTCGCAGAAAACCCGGCCATCTATCCGCCGGCCGACAAGCTGACGAAGGTCGACTTCATCCTCGATGTCGGCGACGCGACCAAGCTCTACCAGGATGGCTGGACCAAGGTGAAGACCGCTCAGTAA
- a CDS encoding ABC transporter, whose translation MRLHRITGFFVPAITALGYLFLFAPLVVLVIYSFNAGRSTVVWTGFSLDWYQQALSDRGLQNGLKVSAIVAVISAVLATAIGTSAALAVVKREFSGKTLFSTTLIAPLVLPEIVLAVGILVATVWMGMALGYTTLIAGHVLVSVPFSFLIVRAAASGLDPRLDEAAADLGANGPQTFMRVTLPLLAPAILSSALLCAVISFDNFVISTFVSGVGTTPLPIQIYAMLKTGLTPKINALGTMLIGINVLAIALVMGRYLKTVRKTG comes from the coding sequence ATGAGGCTCCATCGCATCACAGGCTTCTTCGTGCCGGCGATCACGGCGCTCGGCTATCTCTTCCTCTTCGCGCCGCTGGTGGTGCTCGTCATATATTCCTTCAATGCCGGCCGCTCGACGGTGGTCTGGACCGGTTTCTCGCTCGACTGGTACCAGCAGGCGCTTTCGGATCGCGGCCTGCAGAACGGCTTGAAGGTCAGCGCCATCGTCGCCGTCATTTCCGCGGTTCTTGCGACCGCGATCGGCACGAGTGCCGCACTCGCCGTCGTCAAGCGCGAGTTCTCCGGCAAGACTCTCTTCTCTACCACGCTGATCGCGCCTCTCGTCCTGCCTGAAATCGTGCTGGCCGTCGGCATTCTGGTCGCGACCGTGTGGATGGGAATGGCGCTCGGCTACACGACCCTGATCGCGGGGCATGTTCTGGTCTCGGTGCCGTTCAGCTTCCTGATCGTGCGAGCTGCCGCTTCCGGTCTGGATCCGCGGCTGGACGAGGCGGCCGCCGACCTCGGCGCCAACGGCCCCCAGACCTTCATGCGCGTGACGCTGCCGCTGCTGGCCCCGGCCATTCTTTCCTCGGCCCTGCTCTGCGCCGTCATCTCGTTCGACAACTTCGTGATTTCGACCTTCGTATCCGGTGTCGGCACGACGCCGCTTCCGATCCAGATCTACGCGATGCTGAAGACCGGCCTCACCCCGAAGATCAACGCGCTCGGCACCATGCTGATCGGCATCAACGTGCTGGCCATCGCTCTGGTGATGGGGCGCTACCTGAAAACGGTCCGCAAGACCGGATGA
- a CDS encoding ABC transporter permease, with the protein MLAPSVAMAILLLIIPILIIVAYSFAERDAYGGAVWNFTFESYSELLQPSYLPIFWNSLKIAFYSTAICILVAYPMAYFLAFRAGRHATLLLALLIIPFWIDFMIRMSAWMVLLGRTGTLNSILTGLGILEAPVRMIGTYPAVMAGMLYAFLPTAVLPIYAALQGMDRKLLEAADDLGAGPIESFWRVTFPLSLPGVMAAVLFVFVPAMGVYAIPVLLGGGKSIIIGNLIVQLFLDFRNMPLGAAVSVTLLVISSVIIVFYMGVLRRVEEARA; encoded by the coding sequence ATGCTGGCGCCCTCGGTCGCCATGGCGATCCTGCTGCTTATTATCCCGATCCTGATCATCGTCGCTTACAGCTTTGCCGAGCGCGATGCCTATGGCGGCGCCGTCTGGAACTTCACGTTCGAAAGCTACAGCGAACTGTTGCAGCCGAGCTATCTGCCGATCTTCTGGAACTCGCTGAAGATCGCGTTCTACTCCACGGCCATCTGCATTCTGGTCGCCTATCCCATGGCCTATTTCCTGGCGTTTCGCGCCGGACGCCACGCGACGCTACTTCTCGCCCTTCTCATCATTCCTTTCTGGATCGATTTCATGATCCGCATGTCGGCATGGATGGTGCTGCTTGGCCGCACAGGCACGCTGAACAGCATTCTGACGGGGCTTGGCATACTGGAAGCCCCGGTCAGAATGATCGGCACCTATCCCGCCGTCATGGCCGGCATGCTCTATGCCTTCCTGCCAACCGCAGTCCTGCCGATCTACGCCGCCCTCCAGGGCATGGACCGCAAGCTGCTCGAAGCTGCCGACGATCTCGGCGCCGGCCCGATCGAGAGCTTCTGGCGGGTCACCTTCCCCCTGTCTCTACCAGGCGTCATGGCCGCCGTGCTCTTCGTCTTCGTCCCGGCCATGGGTGTCTATGCCATCCCGGTCCTGCTTGGTGGCGGCAAGAGCATCATCATCGGCAACCTGATCGTTCAGCTCTTCCTCGATTTCCGCAATATGCCACTCGGCGCCGCGGTGTCGGTGACGCTGCTGGTCATCTCCTCCGTCATCATCGTCTTTTACATGGGCGTGCTGCGCCGGGTCGAGGAGGCGCGGGCATGA
- a CDS encoding glycosyl hydrolase translates to MRLSTLSSIVLGCLVVAGCRSTSSPVEALNIAPSRETTSAVSTASAPIPAAPVGQASMQVMPPQQVSVVQPQSSPMLAWAGTVPEPQALQPTTLSAGMPVPNEKPVAMLVPSAPQLDPAPRGRSRIYGHQFRDAKPINFGKASPRRHAVHGVDVSRWQGDIDWVKLRTQGANFAYIKATDGGDHLDPMFRTNWKRSKDAGLKRGAYHFFYWCRTAGEQAEWFIRNVPRDPDALPPVIDVEYNAESSCKRRLSSTKVREKMQVFMDMLERHYGKRPVIYTAPDFYEDHLDGQFNEYPFWLRSVAAHPSKRYPGRKWIFWQYSGSGLSQGVSGKIDLNAFHGSEDEWHRWTSRNGA, encoded by the coding sequence ATGCGTCTTTCCACCCTGTCCTCGATCGTCCTCGGGTGCCTTGTCGTTGCCGGATGCAGATCGACGTCCAGTCCGGTAGAGGCGCTGAACATCGCCCCCTCCCGGGAGACCACGAGCGCGGTCAGCACGGCTTCCGCCCCCATTCCCGCAGCGCCGGTAGGGCAGGCAAGCATGCAGGTCATGCCGCCACAGCAGGTTTCTGTCGTTCAGCCGCAATCTTCGCCGATGCTGGCATGGGCCGGTACTGTACCGGAGCCGCAGGCGCTCCAGCCGACGACCCTTTCGGCGGGTATGCCTGTTCCGAATGAAAAGCCGGTGGCCATGCTGGTTCCCTCCGCTCCTCAGCTCGACCCGGCGCCGCGAGGCCGTTCACGGATCTACGGCCATCAGTTCCGGGATGCCAAGCCGATCAATTTCGGCAAAGCCTCGCCGCGAAGACATGCCGTGCACGGTGTCGATGTCTCCCGCTGGCAGGGCGATATCGACTGGGTCAAGCTGCGTACGCAGGGGGCGAACTTCGCCTACATCAAGGCGACGGATGGTGGCGATCATCTCGATCCGATGTTCCGTACCAACTGGAAGCGTTCGAAGGATGCCGGCCTGAAGCGGGGTGCCTACCATTTCTTCTACTGGTGCCGTACCGCCGGCGAGCAGGCCGAGTGGTTCATCCGCAACGTGCCGCGCGATCCCGATGCGTTGCCGCCGGTGATCGACGTCGAATACAATGCCGAATCAAGTTGCAAGCGTCGTCTCTCTTCGACCAAGGTGCGTGAGAAGATGCAGGTCTTCATGGACATGCTGGAGCGCCATTACGGGAAGCGCCCCGTGATCTATACGGCGCCCGATTTCTACGAGGATCATCTGGACGGGCAGTTCAACGAATATCCCTTCTGGCTTCGTTCCGTGGCGGCACATCCTTCCAAGCGTTATCCAGGCCGTAAGTGGATCTTCTGGCAGTATTCCGGTTCCGGCCTGTCGCAGGGCGTATCCGGCAAGATCGATCTCAACGCCTTCCACGGCAGCGAGGACGAATGGCATCGCTGGACATCGCGCAACGGCGCCTGA
- a CDS encoding IclR family transcriptional regulator: MPITQRDTMGGLAKGLAVIETFTAEHPRQSISDVAAASGLDRATARRCLLTLAHFGYADYDGKFFTLTPRVLRLGTACLATMPLPQMVQPLLDTLSDKLGESSSVSILDGDEIVYVARAAQRKVMSIALMPGSRLPAFCTSMGRVLLSALPEEEIRQRLALHPLTARTPMTVTDPDTLMERIRTVRAQGYAVIDQEVELGLRSIAVPVLTARGITVAALNIGLPARGEDIGDLALRYLPKLQAVQAELKKMLR; encoded by the coding sequence ATGCCCATTACCCAACGAGACACCATGGGCGGCCTCGCCAAGGGCCTCGCCGTCATCGAGACCTTCACTGCGGAGCATCCGCGCCAGAGCATTTCCGACGTTGCCGCGGCAAGCGGTCTCGATCGGGCGACCGCGCGGCGTTGTCTGCTGACCCTCGCCCACTTCGGCTACGCGGATTACGATGGAAAGTTCTTTACGCTGACGCCCAGAGTCTTGCGGCTCGGGACCGCCTGTCTTGCCACCATGCCGCTTCCACAGATGGTGCAGCCGCTCCTCGACACGCTTTCCGACAAGCTCGGGGAAAGCTCTTCCGTATCCATCCTCGACGGAGACGAAATCGTCTATGTGGCGCGCGCCGCGCAACGGAAAGTCATGTCGATCGCACTGATGCCGGGATCGCGCCTTCCCGCTTTCTGCACCTCGATGGGCAGGGTCCTGCTTTCAGCACTTCCTGAGGAAGAAATCCGCCAGCGCCTCGCCCTTCATCCCCTGACAGCGCGTACGCCCATGACCGTGACCGATCCGGATACGCTCATGGAACGCATCCGCACGGTGCGCGCCCAAGGCTATGCCGTTATCGATCAGGAAGTGGAACTCGGCCTGCGCTCGATCGCCGTGCCGGTACTGACTGCCCGCGGCATCACGGTTGCGGCCCTCAACATCGGCCTTCCGGCGAGAGGCGAGGATATCGGCGATCTCGCCCTCCGCTATCTCCCGAAACTGCAGGCCGTGCAGGCTGAACTGAAAAAGATGCTGAGATAG
- a CDS encoding 3-oxoadipate CoA-transferase, whose product MDKTVPSPAEAVAEIGDGATVMIGGFGGSGAPIELIHALIDRFVQTGHPKNLTVVNNNAGNGHVGLAALIEQGMVSKLICSFPRSADPRVFTEKYQAGEIELELVPQGTLAERIRAGGAGIPAFFTPTSYGTELANGKKIEEFDGRPYVQERWLKADFAIVKAHVGDTHGNLIYNKAARNFNPLMCMAAANTIVQVSKIVEPGEIDPEVVITPGIFVQAVVEVSDPQQEEVLNREGASYP is encoded by the coding sequence ATGGACAAGACAGTCCCAAGTCCGGCCGAGGCTGTGGCCGAGATCGGCGATGGCGCAACGGTAATGATCGGCGGTTTCGGTGGTTCCGGCGCGCCGATCGAACTGATCCACGCGCTCATCGACCGTTTCGTGCAGACCGGACACCCGAAAAACCTGACCGTTGTGAACAACAACGCCGGCAACGGCCATGTCGGCCTTGCGGCGTTGATCGAGCAGGGCATGGTCAGCAAGCTGATCTGCTCCTTCCCCCGATCCGCCGATCCGCGCGTGTTCACGGAAAAGTATCAGGCCGGCGAAATCGAGCTGGAACTCGTGCCGCAGGGCACGCTGGCCGAGCGCATCCGCGCCGGCGGTGCCGGCATCCCGGCCTTCTTCACGCCGACCTCCTATGGCACCGAGCTTGCCAACGGCAAGAAGATCGAGGAATTCGATGGTCGCCCCTACGTTCAGGAGCGCTGGCTGAAGGCCGATTTCGCCATCGTCAAGGCGCATGTGGGCGATACCCATGGCAACCTGATCTACAACAAGGCGGCTCGCAACTTTAATCCGCTGATGTGCATGGCCGCGGCCAACACCATCGTGCAGGTGTCGAAGATCGTGGAGCCCGGCGAGATCGATCCGGAAGTCGTGATCACACCCGGCATCTTCGTGCAGGCGGTCGTCGAAGTGTCCGATCCCCAGCAGGAAGAAGTCCTGAACCGTGAGGGAGCGAGCTACCCATGA